The Diceros bicornis minor isolate mBicDic1 chromosome 18, mDicBic1.mat.cur, whole genome shotgun sequence sequence AAATAATTCCTGGCACTCAACAAATagttgaatgagtgaaggaaaacAGTGTCATGGAGGAAATAGATCCTCACAGTACAAGGTGATAAGAGCTGTATTGTGATAGGAAATTGCAAGGAGTGGCTGATGGGGGGTGACACCAAAAACAAGCTCGGTGGGTGAagccttcccagaggaggtgattcCGCAGAATTCACCCACAAAAGAGGAAGAATGAGGAATGTATGAGGCAGGTGCAATAGTGTGAGTCCAGAGCCAGAAATGAAGGAGAACTGACAGGCGCTTAGTCTGGGTGTGGCCAGAGAACAGAGAGCAAGCTGGTGCAAGAGAGAGGGATCTGGTGTGCTGAAGGTGTTAGACTCTCCCAAGAGTGATAGGGAGCCATGGGAACCAGTGGGAAGAATTTTCAACAGGGTGGGAATAGGGTCCAATTAGCATATTAGAATTTGTTCTTTAGCTACTCGATGGAAAAGGAGTTAGAAGAAGATTCCCCCTAAGGGGGCCTGGGGCCCTAGCCTTACAGAGGAGTGAACAACTTTAAGAGCTACTCAGAAGGTAGATGTGAGAAGATTTGGTATCAGATGAGATGTGTGGGCAAGAAGATATCACATATGTTGGGTGTGAGGTACCTGTGGGCCTTCAAAGTGGGTGTGTCTTCAAACCCGGAGCTGGAGATGTGGAAAGGTGTCCCCTAGAAAGGACAGAGGCCATGAGAGTGACTAGACCTCCAAGGAGAgaactggggggagggaggaatctCCTTTGTGTCTGATTGAGAATCTCAAGATTTGGGAGAGGGAAGCTGTTTCTGAACCCTTTGCAGAAAGGTCTCTGAGCCAAATGTTAGTCCTTGTCTGGAAGAGCCCTGTGATTGTTTTATACCCCAGGgatcagagaaatgaaatgaggtaggctgcccaaggtcaccaaagTTACTCACCGAAGGTAACTCGAGTCTCTAACCTCCAGACTCTGGTTTGCCGAGGCAAAGACAGCCTGGCTGAGGAAGAGCCTTCACAGCCGTGCCCCAGCTGGAGTGAAAGGCCCATGAGTTAGGGCTTGATCCTGTGGGCAGTGAGAGCCATAGAAGGGTTTTGAGCTGTTGAGTGTCATGGTCAGAGCTGCCCTTGAGAAGGATCTCTGCGCACAAATGTGGAGGATGGATAAAGTGAGTGAGaccagaggcagggagaccaattaTCTCATGGTATCCTGGGGGGTCAGCCTGGTCTTCCCTGGGCCTTGCCTTTGATTCTTTGGGTCAACGTGTGTCCCACAACAGGGGCTGGGCTTAGACAAATGCAGGCTCCACGTCCAAGAATGGTTCTGCTGTGACCACTGCTCTCACACCCAGCTCTGAGCTGGGTCCCTGCCATGCACCCATTTCACACAGACTCATCCACATCCCTCACTCCTGAGACTAAAAGCTGCCTGTACTTGCAGGATAGCTGGTGGGCCAAGTGGGTAGAGGTACAGCCTGGAGACTCGGGGTAGCTCCTCCTTGGCTTGTCTGTGCTCACCTTTCCGTGTACCTGTCACAGAGAATCCAGGAGTCCTGCCAAAGTGGTACCAAGTGGCTGGTGGAAACCCAGGTGAAagccaggaggaggaagagagggacacAGAAGGGCAGTAGCCCCCCAGCTCGCAGCCTGAGCCAGAGGAGCACCCGGCTGTCTGGAGCTGCCCCTGCCCACTCAACCCTGGACCCCTGGGAGAGGGAGCATCACGGCCTCTCCGCCCAGATAGGCCCACGTGGCCACCCCCTGCGACGGGCCAGGAGGGAGGCTGCCTTCCGGAGCCCCTACTCCTCGACAGAGCCCCTCTGCTCCCCCAGGTATGAGGAAAATGCCCTGCCCCAAAATACCAACTGGGCCCCAGGGGCTTCTGAGCCCCTTCTGGGGCTACCTGGAGCCAGAGGCACCCTGAGCTGAGTCACATCCGAGTTCTGGCCCAGCTCTGCCCCCCGCTAGAGGGGGACCTGGGGAAGTCCTTCAGGGAGCTGAGCTCTGACAGTGTCACACTCACCCAAACCTCCTGGTGAGCCCCAAAGCAAGTTCTGAAGACATCTGGAGGCTGAGGCTCAGTTTCCAAGTGGGGAGCAGCAGAGCTCACCTGTCTGCAAGGTCACCTGCCCCTGACCTTGGCTTCATGGGCCTTGGTCCATCTGTTCTCTGCCAGCTGCTCCAAGTCGCTCTAATGTCACTTCCTGGAGGGGGGGTCTGGGGTGAGGCATTCCCAGTCCCCCCAGTCATCTCCTGGGCCTGTGGACCAGGCCCCAGTGCCAGGTTGGGAGGGGCTCCTACCACCAGTTTCCAACCATCACTGGCACATGCGGCTCTTCCTCCCATTCAGTGAGTCTGACAGTGATCTAGAGCCTGTGGGGGCAGGAATTCAGCGTCTCCAGAAGCTGTCCCAAGAGCTGGATGAGGCCATCGTCACTGAAGAGAGGTGAGTTGGCATCCCATGCTTCAAAGTGAAGCGGCCGGGGGGTCCCCCTTGCGCGTGCCGTGTTTCTAGGCAGGCCTCTGGTTCTGGCTCTGAGTGTGACCTtggccagcccctccccctctctgagcctcggtctccTCTTCTGCAATAGGAGAGGGGATGAAAGACCTAGATTGGGGTGGTGATTAAGGATGCACCCTGGGTGTGCGTGGCCCCCTGGGCCTTGGGCTCCCATGTTTCTCCATCACCTGGAACCGCACGTGTGGCCAGGTACCCAGTTCCTGAAAGACCTGCCCTTCCCCCAACACTCCTCGTCGCTCCTCTGTGCCCTGCGCGCCCACGGAATTGGGAAAAGCTCCGTGGCTGCTGTGGAGTTCCTGGTCTGTCTGCTGAGGACCCCGTCCTGCGGGCAGGGCTTGGGTCAGGAGCTGCCCTAACTTGGGGCGGTTTCCCCATTTGCACGTGGCCGTGATGAGCTGTTAGGTGGGGCCCTGCCAGCCCTGACAGTACGTCAGGTGGGCCATGTTCCCGCCACGTTGCCAGGTCTGGTCTCGTCTAGTCCAGGCTGGGAGGGCCCCTCAGAGCCTGCCGCACCCAATGGCATCTGTCCCTCCCACTTTCCCGTCTCTAGTGGCGACATGACCCTTTCTCTCATTCGTGACTGAGGACAGCGCCCTTCAGGTAATGCTCCCTCCCACGCATCTCTCTCagtgtcttcctcctcctcctcctcctcctcctcctcctcctcctcctcctcctcctcaggcaTAAGCACATATGCATATCTGGAGGCAAGTTAAAGAACTGAGTCTTTTCTGGAAAAACCCACAGAGTTGATGGGCCCAGCAGAGTAGGAAGGGTGCTAGTCTTCCTACCTGCTCGGAGCCAGACTGCTGACCCCACCGACCCCATCACTAACTGAGCACTCCGGAGCCCCAAGTAGCTAGTGCCACCTTCCAGCTCCTCATTTTGGGGGGAAGGAAGGCTAAGGTGTCCCCACTTCCCCTGCCTTGAGGGGCATGAAGGGAGCTCTGTCTTGCAGGAAACAAGCCATATCTGGCCACCATGCCCTCACACCTAGGCTCCGTGCCTCCCCGTGAGTTCCCAGAGGAAGCCCCCAGGAGTCAGCAGCGCCCCTGGGGCACTGTTAGCAAAGACCTGACTGACAAGGGCCCAGAGGGAAGCTGCTCCGGGGCCTCTGCTCTCCTGCTCCGGCCATATCGAGGCCCACCATGACCTCCTACCACAGCCAAAGAGTGACTCGGGGAGACCTCAGCGGGCGGGAGTTGTTCATGCCACTACCCTCTTGGACTAGAAACTCATCCCACGCTTGCGCCTTGCGGTTGCTCGTTTGCAACGTGAAGTGCAGGCACCAGAAGATATTTGAAATCTGCAAGCTGTGTACCCAGGAGTGGGGTCTGTGGGGAATCATCCCGTGTCGCCAGTGCCGAGGCTCTCAGTACCCACCTCCCGCCCCTGCTCCCCCCATCGGAGCTCCGTGAGAGGGGACAGCAGAGATTCCCAGGCTCCAAGACCCTGTGCCCACGGGTACCTATTGATGTTCTCAGCGCGGGGCACTGTGGGTGTGCAGGGAGGGGTGGCACTGTTCACAAGCAATTTCTGCCCTTTGtaaattatttaagaaatctgctttgtcattttattagAAAGAAACCGGTGTGTGACTTTCCTAGATAATGCTGCTTTTTCTTAATAAAGACTCTCTTTGCATATTTGACATCTCTTCTCTGTCTCCGCCACGCCCCTCGCCCCTCTGGGCTATAGGTCTGTGGTCTGGGGCCCGGCTTTGTTCCCCTCACCCGCCGCCACTGCGAGCCCGCCTGCACCCAGCTCAGGGAGAACACGAGCAACAGGAAAGCTTTCTCAGCTTAGCTCAGCACAAAGCACATTTTAAAGGcaaataagatttttatttaagtGACAACGTTTGAGAGTTAAAAAGCAGCTCACATCAAAATCAAGACCAGTTGTAAAAATCTTTTAACTCCGTAATGCTCTTTGTGTCTTGTTAGAAATCtggtattttacattttcttttctaacgGATTTTGTACAAGGCAGCCATGAGGAGTAGAATGAACCTTTTCCACCACAGAACCACCCACCACAGATAATACTGAGAGTTACACACTTAGGAACAGTCAGACCACGGACAAGGTCAGACAGGCTGCCACCACAGAGCAGACGAATAGAAAAGGACGGCGGGGTCCGAGGGTGGGGGTCCCCGTGAGTGAGCCGCCCTcctggccggcccctccttgGAGTCATCTGCCTCTCCTTGTCCCACCAAGGGTGGGCTCAAACTCTGATTTTCCTCCCAACCGCCCTGGTGGTCTCTCCGCAAGGAGAGCATGACCCAGGCCAGGCCTCACTGCTTGGACTTAACCCTAACTATGATTTTTAAGAAAGTCCCCCCAAGCCCAGAAGGAGAGTAAGGAGGGAGGGGGTGTTTCTTTTGGCTGAACCAAAGAGAATAGGTTTCCAGAGCACTTGGCACCCAAACCCCCGGGATTTGGCGGGAAAGTTGATTGTTTTAAGGCGGGGTCAGCTGCAAGGCTCTTTGAAGTCAGGGCGCCCCTCCTGGGCGGGGCCGCACCTGggctgggtggggcagtgtcCATGCAAAACTGGGGCCACCTCTGGACCCAT is a genomic window containing:
- the PIMREG gene encoding protein PIMREG; this encodes MASRWPSVGVSLRRRSLQDQEQLEESEMLQPAVSHPETSSGALGSLCRQFQRRLPLRAVSLNLGVGPSWKRLEAPEPGQQGLQAAARSAKNALGAVSQRIQESCQSGTKWLVETQVKARRRKRGTQKGSSPPARSLSQRSTRLSGAAPAHSTLDPWEREHHGLSAQIGPRGHPLRRARREAAFRSPYSSTEPLCSPSESDSDLEPVGAGIQRLQKLSQELDEAIVTEESGDMTLSLIRD